One region of Corvus moneduloides isolate bCorMon1 chromosome 1, bCorMon1.pri, whole genome shotgun sequence genomic DNA includes:
- the DSEL gene encoding LOW QUALITY PROTEIN: dermatan-sulfate epimerase-like protein (The sequence of the model RefSeq protein was modified relative to this genomic sequence to represent the inferred CDS: inserted 2 bases in 1 codon; deleted 5 bases in 3 codons; substituted 2 bases at 2 genomic stop codons), whose translation MALMFTGHTLFLALMMFDVFTFEESVSNYSDWVTFIENVDQYKNQQLEAFSAEQKLKRTVLHPSLYFDAQDVQALRQKARTSHLHLFRAIRSAVMVMLSNPLYYLPPPKHVDFAAKWNEIYGNNLPPLAFYCLLCPEDKAAFDFALEYMDRMAGYKNWLVENAPGDEVPLGHSLTGFATAFDFLYNSLENERRQKYLEKIWSVSEEMYEYSKVRSWGKQLLHNHQATNMLALLIGALVAGVDKGSQANIWKHTVVDMMEKTMFLLNHIVDGSLDEGVAYGSYTAKSVTQYVFLAQRHFGINNLENNWLKMHFWFYYATLLPGFQRTVGVADSNYNWFYGPESQLVFLDKFIMKNGAGNWLAQQIRKHRPKDGPMVPSTAQRWSTLHTEFIWYAAEITPHPPPDYGTAKMHVFPNWGVVTYGAGLPNSQTNTFVSFKSGKLGGRAVYDIVHFQPYRWIDGWRSFNPGHEHPDQNSFTFAPNGQVFVSEALYGPKLSHLNNVLVFAPSPTSQCNQPWEGQLGECAQWLKWIGDEVGDSTGEIITASQAGDMMFVSGEAVSAYTSAMKLKSVYRILLLLNSQTLLVVDHIEKEEDSPVNSVSAFFHNLDIDFKYIPYKFKNKYNGAMMDVWDAHYKMFWFDHHGSSPVARIQEAEQAAEFKKRWTQFVNVTFPMKSMLTRIVYLFYGPYVNVSNCRLMDNAKSGFQISLSVNSTENTISVVTEYQNLKARFDYLGFGGFAKVVHENKVTKFGLGTESVKREMKNKRVVFPFGFKVNIIAGLILGVSLVILAFQWRFYISFGKMLRWILILVVTLWLTELVDVWSMCTQPICAKWSSDMTRLERDKGNKARQLEGNPIVLPDVIITSLPTSGAEIFKSCFFNTSDFLYIRIPTPYLEIPETEFEIDSFVDPCEWKVSDVQKGNFRLIQGWLQSLVRDTKLHLQNIHLYEASRSKIAQHPALSKKKRSKKRESLSEQRSRARGVXRKDAEYIRELRRHLIYYPNARPVLSLSSGSWTLKLPFFRESXDHQWRALYVVRDPRAWIYSMLYKNKPSLYSLKNIPQHLAEMFQGENGKEKCSLNEGYASEFESLRKEISNSNSNAISVLSYLWLANTAAAMRINRDLLPTNYQLVKFXRYCELSSEAAETIFAFLGIPLPPASLNQILFAPPPVFFYLPYEGEISPSSIHAWKQNMPHEEIRQIEDICCSLMDHLGYPKFIE comes from the exons ATGGCTCTGATGTTCACAGGGCATACTTTATTTCTAGCATTAATGATGTTTGATGTCTTCACTTTTGAAGAATCTGTAAGCAATTATTCTGATTGGGTGACGTTCATAGAAAATGTAGATCAATATAAAAACCAGCAACTTGAAGCTTTTAGTGCTGAGCAGAAGCTGAAAAGAACAGTTCTTCATCCAAGCTTGTATTTTGACGCTCAGGATGTTCAGGCACTGAGGCAGAAGGCTCGTACAAGCCATTTGCAtctcttcagagccatcagaagTGCGGTGATGGTTATGCTGTCCAATCCTTTATACTACCTACCTCCACCCAAGCACGTTGATTTTGCAGCTAAGTGGAATGAGATTTATGGTAACAACCTGCCACCTCTAGCATTCTACTGTTTGCTGTGCCCCGAAGATAAAGCTGCATTTGATTTTGCCCTAGAATATATGGATAGAATGGCTGGCTACAAAAACTGGTTGGTTGAGAATGCACCTGGAGATGAGGTGCCACTTGGTCACTCCCTAACAGGATTTGCCACTGCTTTTGACTTCTTGTATAATTCACTGGAAAATGAGAGAAGGCAAAAATACCTGGAGAAGATATGGTCTGTAAGTGAGGAAATGTATGAGTACTCCAAGGTTCGTTCCTGGGGAAAGCAGCTTCTCCATAATCACCAGGCAACCAATATGCTTGCTTTGCTTATTGGGGCTTTAGTTGCAGGAGTGGACAAAGGATCTCAGGCAAATATTTGGAAACACACTGTTGTTGATATGATGGAGAAAACAATGTTTCTGCTCAATCATATTGTAGATGGGTCTCTGGATGAGGGAGTAGCTTACGGGAGTTACACAGCCAAGTCAGTAACCCAGTATGTTTTCCTGGCCCAACGCCACTTCGGTATTAACAACTTGGAGAATAACTGGCTGAAAATGCACTTCTGGTTTTACTATGCCACCCTATTGCCAGGCTTCCAGAGGACTGTGGGTGTTGCAGATTCTAATTACAACTGGTTTTATGGTCCTGAGAGCCAACTGGTTTTCTTGGATAAGTTCATCATGAAGAATGGAGCTGGTAACTGGCTGGCACAGCAAATTAGAAAACACAGACCCAAGGACGGGCCAATGGTGCCATCCACTGCACAGAGGTGGAGCACATTACATACTGAATTTATATGGTATGCTGCTGAAATCACTCCTCATCCCCCTCCTGACTATGGTACTGCTAAAATGCATGTGTTTCCTAACTGGGGAGTTGTTACTTACGGGGCTGGGTTGCCAAACAGTCAGACAAACACCTTTGTATCCTTCAAGTCTGGAAAACTCGGTGGACGTGCTGTCTATGATATCGTTCACTTTCAGCCCTATAGATGGATTGATGGGTGGAGAAGTTTCAATCCGGGACATGAACATCCTGATCAGAACTCCTTCACTTTTGCTCCCAATGGTCAGGTGTTTGTATCTGAGGCTCTTTATGGACCTAAACTGAGCCACCTGAACAATGTCTTGGTCTTTGCTCCATCTCCTACAAGCCAGTGCAACCAGCCTTGGGAAGGACAGCTTGGAGAGTGTGCCCAGTGGCTGAAGTGGATTGGTGATGAGGTTGGAGACTCAACTGGAGAAATTATAACAGCCTCCCAGGCTGGTGACATGATGTTTGTGAGTGGTGAGGCGGTATCTGCTTACACGTCAGCAATGAAACTGAAAAGTGTGTATCGCATTTTGCTGCTCTTAAATTCTCAGACATTGTTAGTAGTTGACCATATCGAGAAGGAGGAAGACTCTCCTGTTAATTCAGTCAGTGCCTTTTTTCATAATCTTGACATTGATTTTAAATACATACCCTATAAGTTTAAGAACAAGTACAATGGAGCTATGATGGATGTGTGGGATGCCCACTACAAGATGTTTTGGTTTGATCATCATGGGAGTAGTCCTGTTGCTAGGATACAGGAGGCTGAACAAGCTGCTGAATTCAAAAAGCGATGGACTCAGTTTGTAAATGTTACCTTTCCAATGAAAAGCATGCTTACAAGGATTGTTTACCTTTTCTATGGCCCGTATGTCAATGTCTCTAACTGTAGACTCATGGATAATGCAAAATCTGGATTTCAGATTTCCCTCAGTGtcaacagcactgaaaataccATCTCTGTTGTGACTGAGTATCAGAATTTAAAGGCAAGGTTTGATTACTTGGGATTTGGTGGTTTTGCTAAAGTAGTTCATGAGAATAAAGTGACCAAGTTTGGTCTTGGTACTGAATCTGTaaaaagagagatgaaaaataaaagggtagtttttccttttggattCAAAGTGAACATAATTGCAGGGTTAATTTTGGGTGTCAGTTTGGTCATACTGGCTTTTCAGTGGCGGTTTTACATATCCTTCGGTAAAATGTTGCGTTGGATCCTGATACTGGTTGTCACATTGTGGCTCACTGAATTGGTGGATGTGTGGAGCATGTGTACTCAGCCTATCTGTGCAAAGTGGAGCAGTGACATGACAAGGCTAGAACGTGATAAAGGCAATAAAGCCAGACAATTAGAAGGAAACCCCATTGTTTTGCCAGATGTTATCATTACTTCACTTCCCACTTCTGGTgcagaaatttttaaa agctgtttTTTCAATACCAGTGACTTTTTATACATCAGGATACCTACACCCTATCTTGAAATTCCTGAGACTGAATTTGAAATTGATTCTTTTGTAGATCCATGTGAATGGAAGGTTTCTGATGTCCAGAAAGGTAATTTTCGTCTTATCCAAGGGTGGCTTCAGTCTCTAGTTCGAGACACAAAGTTGCATTTACAAAACATTCATTTATATGAAGCTAGCAGAAGTAAAATTGCTCAGCATCCTGCattaagcaaaaagaaaaggtccAAAAAGAGAGAATCCCTGTCAGAGCAAAGAAGCAGGGCAAGAGGAGT AAGAAAAGATGCTGAATATATAAGGGAACTGAGAAGACATCTCATCTATTATCCCAATGCT CGACCTGTGCTTAGTTTAAGCAGTGGGAGCTGGACATTAAAGCTTCCCTTC TTCAGGGAATCTTAGGACCATCAATGGAGAGCATTATATGTAGTGAGGGACCCACGGGCATGGATCTATTCAATGTTGTACAAAAATAAGCCAAGCCTTTACTCCTTGAAAAATATTCCACAACACTTGGCTGAGATGTTTCAAGGGGAGAATGGTAAAGAAAAATGTAGTTTGAATGAAGGCTATGCCTCTGAGTTTGAATcactaagaaaagaaatttcaaattcTAATTCAAATGCTATTTCTGTGTTGTCTTATTTATGGCtagcaaacacagcagcagcaatgagaATAAACAGGGACTTGCTGCCAACAAATTATCAGCTGGTCAAGTTTTGAAGATATTGTGAGCTTTcctcagaagcagctgaaactatttttgcctttcttggtattcctcttcctcctgctaGCTTAAACCAAATATTATTTGCACCTCCACCAGTCTTTTTCTATCTTCCTTATGAAGGGGAAATTTCACCAAGTAGCATTCATGCCTGGAAACAAAACATGCCCCATGAAGAGATTAGACAGATTGAAGATATCTGTTGTTCACTGATGGACCACTTAGGATACCCAAAGTTTATAGAATAA